The genomic segment AaaccttctctctcttcgccaTGATGGAGAAAGTagccgcgcctgcgcaggGTGGGTTCGTGTGGACGCATGCACGCCAAAAAGGGAAAAATGCAACAACAGatacgaaaaaaaaacggtaACGAAGCACCCCGCTGCGCACTTCCATGACACGGGAGCGCGTGTTCAGCATCGACTCCCGAGCAACGGTGAGGGCTGCCGCACTTTCTGCAGTTTTCCTCGTCGCTTTCCCATAGGCCcgctcgcacacgcactgcTTCTCATCACGGTCGCACGCCATTGCGCAGGACGAAGTGAAAGAGCCTCTGCGCCTGATCGGGCACGCCACCAGCAAAGCAGCGCTTCACTGCGGACTGGAAAGACACCTCAGAGCTCGGCACATTGCGCTCCATCATGTCCGTGAAGAGCTGCAGTGATACCTGCCAAGACGGCCCGGGAGACGGCGCCTGCTCGAGCGCGTACTGCACTGCGTCGTGGAGGCGAGCTGTCGGGAAGAAAGTGGTGCGATAGCGCGGCTCGTGGAGTAGCGCGTTCACATGGTGCAGTGCACGGCGCCAATCGCCCGCGACGGCTGATAGATAGGCGATGTGAGCCACCGATTCAGTCTCGAGCCCAGCCAGTCCGGCGTCAATGTAACGACGCGGCTGGCCTGCATCGCCGCCTGCGTGGCTTTTCGCGTCTTGAGCGGCTGTGCTACACccctgcagtggcggcgatCGAGAATGCCGGAGCTGCTCAAGCAGCTGCTCAGCTGCGTCGAGGGTATCCGCACTCTGCACGAGGAAGTTGTACGCGCGTGAGAGAGTGTTCGTGTTGTAGTGCTTCGATAGCTCCAGCCCCACCACGGTGGGACTGTTACTGTTCACGTTGACACGGGCGGTTGAAAAGGCGGCACTGGGTGCCGCGTAACGGTGAATCAGGTCAtacgcagcgctgcgtgacGCCTGCACAGACCCGAACAGGCGCACCAGCTGTACAAATACATCTGGGCGGTAGTGTTTCCGGTGTTGCGGCAGTTGTGCCCTTTTCGATGCCGCAACCTCAGCGGCCGCGGGCCGGCGATCGCCCTCGGCGCCATCGGCCATTGCTGCTTGATGAGCTCTCacgagccgcagcgccgcctcccatTGATGACCTGTAATGCACAGTCGAAGCACGTCTTCCGTTGCCGCCGTGTCGGATGGAAGGTCGAGGGTGTCGACGAAGGCGTCTTGCAGGAGCTGCACATAGCGCAGCCCCACATCCCAGCGGGACCGAAGCGCGCGGCACGTTTGATGAACCGTCACCGCATTGGCTCGGACGAGGTGGTAGAGGGACTCAGGGGACcgtgcgcgctgcggtgAGTGGGGTGCCACCAGCGTACCGCTGCTGTGAGACACCATCTCGCTGTCGTAGAACGTTGACGCCGGAAACAGCTCACTGTCGGCAACAGCCTCGTCGCCAGTGATACGCTGCACAGTGTGCACCGCCTTCTCACGTCGAACGACGCCCACGGCTCCTCTCGTGGCACCCCCCCTCACGCCCGCGTCTCGGGagcaggcggcagcagccgcacccgcAAGCAGCTTATCGAGCAGCGCACATGCATCCAGCCACCCCGCCGTGTCGAGTGCGACAAGGCCCAGAGTATCGTTGAAGGTAGATGATGTGCTCCATCGCAGCACCCCTGCCGTCTCCACGGCGTGGTggatgcgcagcgcctgcgcttTCAGTCGCGCCTGAAACAGGGAGCTGGAGACATGCAAGCCGCCCTCGCCACCCTCTGTAGCAGCTCGTGCGACTTCGTCAGCGCTGAGGGTGACACGGTTCTCctggtggtggcgacgacCAGCAGAGTACAGACACCGAACTGCGGCTGCCACGTCCATCTCCGTCCAGTGAGCGGGTCCGATGCGCCAGAGGCAGCCCAGCGCCTCGGCCCAGTGGCGGCCGTCGGTGCGTCGGTAGAGCTCCAGCTCCACAGCCGAGGTGAGTGGGGTGGGGTCGacctggcgcagcagcgcgagggcgcGTTGCCACCCGcaggcaccgctgtcgcATCGATCCATTTTTAACGCCTCCCTAGCAAGCTCAGCGACGCGCGTATCACTCAACACCCACCGCACTTCTCCGCGATGCAGGTTAGACATGGCAGGTGCAGTTTCAAGCGTCGTGCTCAcgcgcggcgtgctgctggcaGCACCCCCACCTTCACTAGGATAGTAGTAGTTGTACAGAAGAGAGCGTGTGATAGTGGAGCAGTGAAGCGCggtcgcctcctccgccacggAAGGGCTCTCGACAGCGAAGAGCATGGCAGCTTTGGTGGCCGACCAGTACTGCcggcgctccgccgccttcagCTTGCCGAGTGGGATTGGGGCGGGCGCTGCAGGAACAGCAGCCAGTGGTGCCGCTCCCATACCTACGCCATGATTCCCTCGGCTCGTGGGTCGGGTGCCGGCATCCGCAAAGGAGGACCCCCTTAGCGACGCGTCATCGATGCGTGACGAGAGCGCCGCAGATCCATCAGCAGATGCCTCCACGCTACTCTCCCCTCCACTTGCCAATGCCGGCGAAGTCGGCACCTGTACAGCTGCAGGACAGTGTAGGCAGTTCTGGTAGCACTGCCACATCGAGGTACGCAGGCCGCGGATCAACCCAGCCATCTCATCCCCCGCGGCCAAACCTTGGAAGTAACGCGCGAGTCCCTGCGCCGAGGACATAACTgatgcagcagccggcgtcgctgcatcACTTGCGAGCGCGGGAGCAGCGACAGTAGCCGAGTTATCTGGCTCACTTTGGCGTGGCGGCCGGGGCTGCATCTCGTCTCGCTGTATGCCGACCATGTGTACAGAGCCGATCATGCCATCACCAACAGCAGAAAAGTGTGTCGCAgggcctgctgcagcatgCGAGGGCGAGTAAGCGCGGAGGCTGGTGATGGTGCTGGCGGGAGAGGACGCGTTGCCGTGTGGCTCTGTCGGGCAACGCAACAGCGGCatcgagcgagagagagagaaacagacaAGAGGCGAAACCCTCTTACGCTGCCCTGTCGCCCCTTGCAAACACCAAGGCCTCTGCATAAAAGTCAGTAAGCGTGTGATGGCACGGGTGGAAGGCGTGGGAGAGCACGTGTGCTTCAAATCATACCTCCGCGCCCGTGTATGCCTGCGTGCCAGTGCTCACGAGAAAGAGCAGAGGCAATCACAAACATCACCGCTCCGCGCTAAGCCCCGTAAACGCCACAAACAGGAGCCAAGCCGTGTTGCACAATGCAaaagtgtgcgtgtgtacggcGGGACCCCAGCACATACACAACAGCAATGATAAACCGCTGCACTAGCCTTCGCCGTTCCAGGGATCGTGTTCGTCGCAGTTGCGGTTGATgtttccctcttcccctccgtCTTGAGCCTTGTgatgcggcagtggcagcagcagcgggttTTGTGCGAGAGAAGTACTCTGCAAAATAGAACGAAATCGTGGCTCAGAggaggcgccggtgccgtgcCCACACCCGCGGTGAGGcgtttctcttcctttctcttCAAAAGGAGcctgtgcgcgcatgcgggCAGAGGGCCGAcaggcacatgcacacccTGCGCAGCCACGCACGCTCGCTGTTTTACGAGAGCTGTCGAAGCAAGTGGGGAGTCGGCGTGtgcggcgaggaaggggggcgTCGGTCTTTTCGTTGGTCACCTTGCAAGCTCGGGGCTGGGTGTATGGCCTCAACGCAAAGACGGAAGAGATGGCCACGAGGTGAGACATAGTGACCCGCAACGGGCGGGAGGCCAATGGCAAGAGgtggaaaaaaaggagaagtgAAAAgcacgagaaagagagagagagagatcgacggcgaggggcgggggaggggaggggggcacgAGACGATGGTTTGAATGGATGTGCAAGTGGGAgaacagaggaggagaggtggtTGGGGTGAAGAAAGAGCAGCACCCCTTTGCCAGTTCTCTCGGAAGTGAAGCGAGCCGCCGCAGGTAAGACATCACCCCCGTACACGAGGAAAGAGCAAGGGAGAAGCGTATGTGAATATCCGTGCACGATACACACAGGtaaggaggagagcgagcgggagagaaggagatgTCCTCCCTCGTCGCCTTGCGTTACAGCAAAAAGCACAACGCAGTGCCATccacgcagcgccaccactgcACACCTTTATGCTCTCGCGAGCGGCCCTcgttcacacacacacaaatacacGCATACCCCGTGGTCCGTGACACGCGTTCAGCCACCTCTCTTGCAaggcagcaacggcaacaTGTACAGCAGCATTGAAAGGGAAGCAAAAACGCGGCAACGGTGCTCTCGAAATTCACGCCgcgggtggggagggggggggaagggagcgGCAGacgggaaaaaaaaggaagaacTCGCGAACGTGTGCCCACCAATGcgccaacacacacgcacgcacgcctgcacgctctctccctctccctctgtctccACGACGCGCATGGacaacgcgcacgcacattAGACCCAACGAAAAcagcgctgcgtcgcgtgcctcctcccctctcgccaACAGGCAAAAAACGATGCGACGTTTTGGCGTCAATCATGCTTGAAAGCATTTGGCGACCAATGCGTATGCCTGCAAcgtacgtgcgcgcgtgcgtgtctgtacgtgtgtgcgtgaggaaAAGGGAgtgagtgggggggggggggaggaggaggagtcaGGAACCGCATCTCAGAAAGAGCTGTAGAGATGGCGTGctacgcgctgctgctgcaactcGCCATCCTCGTCTTTCGGCACTGGGTGGGTCAGCATAAAGAGAAACGCCGCCGCAATGGCGCCGCAGGCCGGCGCAGCCCAGTACAGCCACAGATACAGGAGCTGTGTGAAGTAGCCAGCTGCAATAAACTTGGTCACCTGCAAGCCCGTCGCGACCGCTGGGTTGAAGGCGCCACCTGACACGCCGCCGACAGCGTACtgggaggcgaggagacacaTGCCAACTGCCAAGCCGTAGAAGTCGTtgttgcgctgctgcgagtAGGCGGCGTGCAGCACCACTGTCACAAGCAACATCGTAAATACGGCCTCCGCAACAAAGGCACTAAAGATGCACTCGGCCGTGTTCTGCACGACCTGCGGTGCAGGCAAGTGCTGTGTCGAGCCATGCACAAGGATACTGAGCCCCGCACCTACCAGAGCGCCTACCACCTGAGCCACCCAGTACGAGATCGCCTCCTCGACTCGCATGCCGCGAATCATGACAACTCCGAAGGTGACAGCC from the Leishmania major strain Friedlin complete genome, chromosome 32 genome contains:
- a CDS encoding aquaporin-like protein — protein: MCALQLDAAMGAEKKPYLARQIPLIQLSRYQAKFVCEGIGTFIFLMTTSLAEMNCGHLAVDGKTRTRNLAPIAEGFMLCVLIFMFGYISGGHFNPAVTFGVVMIRGMRVEEAISYWVAQVVGALVGAGLSILVHGSTQHLPAPQVVQNTAECIFSAFVAEAVFTMLLVTVVLHAAYSQQRNNDFYGLAVGMCLLASQYAVGGVSGGAFNPAVATGLQVTKFIAAGYFTQLLYLWLYWAAPACGAIAAAFLFMLTHPVPKDEDGELQQQRVARHLYSSF